In one window of Bdellovibrio bacteriovorus W DNA:
- a CDS encoding hypothetical protein (COG0582 Integrase) has product MSLPKVEIKLQPILNRDEIRLFLKKAREIDHEYYYLWAVAVTTGCRSGELWALRWTDVSFETRMISITKSFSSRLGCDKSTKTKESRQVPINTALETLLKELKLKTASTGYVLPRITSWRRGEASKVSRRFCVAVGIPEITFHSTRACFAVQCLVSGLDVVTTMKLGGWKDVKSFQHYIRLAGVDIQGGDGWTGFDSAAH; this is encoded by the coding sequence GTGAGCCTTCCTAAGGTTGAAATCAAATTGCAGCCTATACTCAATCGTGACGAAATCAGATTGTTTTTGAAAAAGGCACGAGAAATCGACCACGAATATTATTATTTATGGGCGGTGGCTGTAACCACAGGATGTCGCTCGGGGGAGCTTTGGGCATTAAGATGGACCGATGTTTCGTTTGAGACGAGAATGATTTCCATCACGAAGTCATTCTCAAGTAGACTCGGATGCGACAAATCTACCAAAACCAAAGAGTCTCGTCAGGTGCCCATCAATACAGCCCTTGAGACGCTCTTAAAGGAGCTTAAGTTGAAAACTGCCTCTACAGGTTATGTTCTCCCCAGGATCACGTCGTGGAGGCGTGGAGAGGCGTCTAAGGTGTCGAGGAGATTTTGTGTTGCTGTTGGTATTCCTGAAATCACTTTCCATTCGACACGAGCCTGTTTTGCTGTTCAGTGCCTAGTTAGTGGTTTGGATGTTGTCACGACTATGAAGCTTGGTGGTTGGAAGGATGTTAAGAGCTTTCAGCATTACATCCGATTGGCGGGAGTGGATATTCAGGGGGGCGACGGATGGACTGGATTTGATTCCGCAGCACATTGA
- a CDS encoding hypothetical protein (COG1396 Predicted transcriptional regulators), with product MNIKYLSENELMYIYFESNVPNTQTRTSHEGIFKFVAKADKNKIVGYEVENVSENLNYVLTKLNLNSKQKLAICLSFLRERQGKTQEQVAETLDISLSKYKSLEKADHNINFDTLESIFETFPNEPILDTVFHQAG from the coding sequence ATGAATATTAAATACTTGTCTGAAAATGAACTTATGTACATCTACTTTGAAAGTAATGTTCCGAACACTCAAACTCGCACTAGCCATGAAGGCATTTTTAAATTCGTAGCTAAGGCCGACAAAAATAAAATTGTTGGTTATGAAGTTGAAAATGTATCCGAGAATTTGAATTACGTTTTGACGAAGTTAAATCTTAATAGCAAACAGAAACTGGCTATCTGCTTGTCCTTTCTTCGTGAACGCCAAGGTAAGACTCAGGAACAGGTTGCGGAAACTCTCGATATTTCTCTTAGCAAATATAAAAGCTTAGAGAAAGCCGACCACAATATAAACTTTGATACTTTGGAAAGCATATTTGAGACTTTCCCGAACGAGCCAATTCTAGATACTGTCTTTCATCAGGCGGGGTAG